The following are encoded together in the Streptomyces sp. NBC_01465 genome:
- a CDS encoding vWA domain-containing protein: MANFAKPNVPQFSVDVYQNEYLPEGGREVNAIVTVTSTGGASLMSPGPSPSSIPGQAPGAAVVIMVDCSGSMDYPPTKMRNARDATAAAISTLRDGTAFAIVGGTHIAKEVYPGNGRLAIADNTTRGQAKEALRKLSAGGGTAIGTWLRLTDRLLASADVPIRHGILLTDGRNEHESPEDLKSALDACAGRFTCDARGVGTDWEVKEVTGIASALLGTADIVADPANLAADFTQMMENAMGKEVADVALRLWTPVGVEIKFVKQVAPTVEELTLRRTEVGPRAGDYPTGSWGDESRDYHVCVAVPEAGIGQEMLAARVSLVLPDPLGGTPQTLSQGLVRAVWTDDMSASTSINPQVAHYTGQAELAQVIQQGLDARKSGDVDGATAKLGRAVQLAAASGNADTAKLLSKVVDVVDEATGTVRLKAKVAEADEMTLETRSTKTVRVKK, encoded by the coding sequence CAGTTCTCTGTCGACGTGTACCAGAACGAGTACCTCCCCGAGGGCGGCCGTGAGGTCAACGCCATCGTCACGGTCACCTCGACCGGCGGCGCCTCGCTGATGAGCCCCGGCCCGTCCCCTTCCTCCATACCGGGGCAGGCGCCCGGCGCCGCCGTAGTGATCATGGTGGACTGCTCGGGGTCGATGGACTACCCGCCGACCAAGATGCGCAATGCCCGCGACGCCACGGCCGCCGCGATCAGCACGCTGCGCGACGGCACGGCCTTCGCGATCGTCGGCGGTACGCACATCGCCAAGGAGGTCTACCCCGGCAACGGGCGCCTCGCGATCGCCGACAACACCACCCGCGGCCAGGCGAAAGAGGCCCTGCGCAAGCTGAGCGCGGGCGGCGGTACGGCGATCGGCACCTGGCTGCGGCTGACCGACCGCCTCCTGGCCTCCGCGGACGTCCCGATCCGGCACGGAATTCTCCTCACCGACGGCCGCAACGAGCACGAGTCGCCCGAGGACCTCAAGTCCGCGCTCGACGCCTGCGCGGGCCGCTTCACCTGCGACGCCCGCGGCGTCGGTACGGACTGGGAGGTGAAGGAGGTCACAGGCATCGCATCGGCGCTGCTCGGCACCGCCGACATCGTCGCCGATCCGGCCAACCTCGCCGCGGACTTCACGCAGATGATGGAGAACGCGATGGGCAAGGAGGTCGCGGACGTCGCACTGCGGCTCTGGACCCCGGTCGGCGTGGAGATCAAGTTCGTCAAGCAAGTGGCGCCCACCGTCGAGGAGTTGACGCTGCGCCGCACCGAGGTCGGCCCGCGCGCCGGCGACTATCCGACGGGCTCCTGGGGCGACGAGTCCCGCGACTACCACGTGTGCGTGGCCGTCCCCGAGGCCGGAATCGGCCAGGAGATGCTGGCCGCCCGCGTCTCTCTCGTACTCCCCGATCCGCTCGGCGGGACGCCGCAGACGCTCTCGCAGGGGCTGGTGAGGGCAGTCTGGACGGACGACATGTCGGCCTCCACGTCCATCAATCCGCAGGTGGCGCACTACACAGGCCAGGCCGAACTGGCACAAGTCATCCAACAGGGTCTGGATGCCCGCAAATCGGGCGACGTGGACGGCGCAACGGCCAAGCTGGGGCGGGCGGTTCAGCTCGCGGCGGCCTCGGGGAACGCAGATACTGCGAAACTGCTTTCGAAGGTGGTCGACGTCGTGGATGAAGCGACAGGTACCGTACGGCTGAAGGCGAAGGTCGCGGAAGCGGACGAGATGACTCTCGAGACACGCTCCACCAAGACTGTTCGCGTAAAGAAGTAG
- a CDS encoding FHA domain-containing protein: MATCPNGHQSGSDDWCEVCGHRMGAVPPPPPPPPPYGGGAPQQQPGYGYPPSGGDPTAQAELCPQCRTPREAMAPYCEECRWNFLTNTATSYTPLAPQPPQPSQGLNLPPGFQAQQAPPPPPQQQRPQPPAAGTAPDPYEYQSSRPSQMNRPAEPLNADPSMRQQQGPPPPPPAFQQQPGPPPPPQGFQQQQPGPPPPPQQHQQQQEFQQQAPPPPQAFQQQAPPQFQQQAPPQHTQHPQQTAPPQPGGDDWLLPPPSQQEFQQQAPPPPQQHQQEFQPQQPQHTQQPPQQQHTQAPQGTLAWSATIGPDREYFMAMMHRSGPDAAGLNLPAYSPEQQRPLVGNQITIGRRRHSTGESPDIDLSVPPEDPGVSHQHAVLVQQPDSSWAVVDQNSTNGTTINGGEEPIQPYVPVQLQAGDRVHVGAWTTITIHQG; encoded by the coding sequence ATGGCGACCTGCCCGAACGGACACCAGTCGGGTTCCGACGACTGGTGCGAGGTCTGCGGCCATCGCATGGGCGCCGTGCCGCCGCCCCCTCCTCCGCCCCCGCCGTACGGGGGTGGAGCGCCCCAGCAGCAGCCCGGGTACGGCTACCCGCCGTCAGGCGGCGACCCCACCGCCCAGGCGGAGCTCTGCCCGCAGTGCCGTACGCCGCGCGAGGCGATGGCGCCGTACTGCGAGGAGTGCCGCTGGAACTTCCTCACGAACACCGCGACCTCCTACACCCCGCTGGCCCCGCAGCCGCCCCAGCCCTCTCAGGGGCTGAACCTGCCGCCCGGGTTCCAGGCCCAGCAGGCCCCGCCGCCCCCTCCGCAGCAGCAGCGTCCGCAGCCGCCGGCGGCCGGGACGGCTCCGGATCCGTACGAGTACCAGAGCTCGCGCCCGTCGCAGATGAACCGGCCCGCCGAGCCGCTGAACGCCGACCCGTCGATGCGCCAGCAGCAGGGCCCGCCCCCGCCGCCGCCCGCCTTCCAGCAGCAGCCGGGTCCGCCCCCGCCGCCGCAGGGGTTCCAGCAGCAGCAGCCCGGTCCGCCGCCTCCGCCGCAGCAGCACCAGCAGCAGCAGGAGTTCCAGCAGCAGGCCCCGCCGCCGCCCCAGGCCTTCCAGCAGCAGGCCCCGCCGCAGTTCCAGCAGCAGGCGCCCCCGCAGCACACGCAGCACCCCCAGCAGACGGCGCCGCCGCAGCCGGGCGGTGACGACTGGCTGCTGCCGCCGCCCTCGCAGCAGGAGTTCCAGCAGCAGGCACCGCCGCCTCCGCAGCAGCACCAGCAGGAGTTCCAACCCCAGCAGCCGCAGCACACGCAGCAGCCCCCACAGCAGCAGCACACGCAGGCACCCCAGGGAACGCTCGCCTGGTCGGCCACCATCGGCCCCGACCGCGAGTACTTCATGGCGATGATGCACCGCAGCGGCCCCGACGCGGCAGGCCTCAACCTGCCCGCGTACTCCCCGGAGCAGCAGCGCCCGCTGGTCGGCAACCAGATCACCATCGGCCGCCGCCGCCACTCCACCGGTGAGTCCCCCGACATCGATCTGTCGGTCCCGCCAGAGGACCCGGGCGTCTCGCACCAGCACGCCGTGCTGGTGCAGCAGCCCGACAGCAGTTGGGCGGTCGTCGACCAGAACTCCACCAACGGCACGACGATCAACGGCGGCGAGGAGCCGATCCAGCCCTACGTCCCCGTCCAGCTCCAGGCCGGCGACCGGGTCCACGTGGGCGCCTGGACGACGATCACGATCCACCAGGGCTGA
- a CDS encoding methyltransferase domain-containing protein, producing the protein MSAHRELREALVREIVRGGGLADPAWRAAFTEVPRHLFVPYFFTGRPGIPERLWGEDPDPGRRERWLKGVYADEPLGTRMKDGELVSSSSQPSLMARMLEELRVREGDAVLEIGAGSGYNAALLSHRLGERCVTSVEYDVEIAESARAHLAAAGFRPEVVAGDGARGCPARAPYDRIIATCTLPSVPQAWLAQCREGARILAPLSTGLILLEVRDATYAEGRFLHTPAYFVALRGGGEGVHQHIGGLPRKALQNGLFRFLLSLTAGSLDPQEALSLWEREKRPQRERFGVTLRDGGQWAWLDDPGGPYVWELFSPGGS; encoded by the coding sequence ATGAGCGCACACCGGGAACTGCGGGAGGCGCTGGTGCGGGAGATCGTCCGGGGCGGGGGACTGGCGGATCCCGCCTGGCGGGCGGCTTTCACCGAGGTGCCGCGGCATCTCTTCGTGCCGTACTTCTTCACGGGCCGGCCCGGGATTCCCGAGCGTCTCTGGGGCGAGGACCCGGATCCCGGGCGGCGCGAGCGCTGGCTGAAGGGCGTGTACGCGGACGAACCGCTCGGGACGCGGATGAAGGACGGGGAACTGGTCTCCTCCAGCAGCCAGCCGTCGCTGATGGCCCGGATGCTGGAAGAGCTCCGGGTGCGCGAGGGGGACGCCGTACTGGAGATCGGGGCGGGCAGCGGCTACAACGCGGCGCTGCTCTCGCACCGGCTCGGGGAGCGGTGTGTGACGAGCGTCGAGTACGACGTGGAGATCGCGGAGTCCGCGCGGGCGCATCTGGCCGCCGCCGGGTTCCGTCCCGAGGTGGTGGCGGGGGACGGGGCGCGCGGGTGTCCTGCCCGGGCGCCGTACGACCGGATCATCGCGACCTGCACCCTGCCCTCCGTGCCGCAGGCGTGGCTCGCGCAGTGCAGGGAGGGGGCGCGGATCCTGGCACCGCTGTCGACCGGGCTGATCCTGCTGGAGGTGCGGGACGCGACCTACGCGGAAGGGCGGTTCCTGCACACGCCCGCGTACTTCGTGGCGCTGCGGGGCGGTGGTGAGGGCGTGCATCAGCACATTGGCGGGCTGCCGCGGAAGGCGCTGCAGAACGGGCTGTTCCGGTTCCTGCTGTCGCTGACCGCGGGGAGTCTCGACCCCCAGGAAGCACTCTCCCTCTGGGAGCGCGAGAAGCGCCCGCAGAGGGAGAGGTTCGGGGTGACGCTCCGGGACGGCGGCCAGTGGGCCTGGCTGGACGACCCGGGCGGGCCCTATGTGTGGGAGCTGTTCAGCCCTGGTGGATCGTGA
- a CDS encoding globin, with the protein MTEIPHGTLQEQTFYEQVGGEPTFRRLVHRFYQGVAEDPLLRPMYPEEDLGPAEERLVLFLMQYWGGPRTYSDHRGHPRLRMRHAPFAVDRAAHDAWLTHMRVAVDELKLSAEHEEQLWRYLTYAAASMVNTEG; encoded by the coding sequence GTGACAGAGATCCCGCACGGCACCCTCCAGGAGCAGACCTTCTACGAGCAGGTCGGTGGCGAGCCGACGTTCCGCCGCCTCGTCCACCGCTTCTACCAGGGCGTCGCCGAGGACCCGCTGCTGCGCCCGATGTACCCGGAGGAGGACCTGGGCCCGGCCGAGGAGCGCCTGGTCCTGTTCCTGATGCAGTACTGGGGCGGCCCGCGCACGTACAGCGACCACCGCGGCCACCCCCGCCTGCGGATGCGGCACGCGCCCTTCGCAGTGGACCGGGCGGCGCACGACGCGTGGCTGACCCATATGCGGGTGGCGGTCGACGAGTTGAAGCTCTCCGCCGAGCACGAGGAGCAGCTCTGGCGGTACTTGACCTACGCGGCGGCCTCCATGGTGAACACCGAGGGCTGA
- a CDS encoding response regulator transcription factor, protein MVDDVEACARILAAALHSVAAGDRLFAPDVTRRLLDAHTHPYKNADGDRPPPDLKRLTPRELEILRLVATGADNCAIAALLTVSEATVKSHLSRAMTKLGVCSRAQAVVAAYEAGLVVPRHCHQKH, encoded by the coding sequence ATGGTCGACGACGTCGAAGCGTGTGCACGCATCCTGGCCGCGGCACTGCACTCGGTCGCCGCGGGGGACCGGCTCTTCGCACCCGACGTGACCCGCCGCCTGCTGGACGCCCACACCCACCCGTACAAGAACGCCGACGGCGACCGGCCGCCCCCCGATCTCAAGCGGCTCACACCGCGTGAGCTGGAGATCCTGCGACTGGTCGCCACCGGCGCCGACAACTGCGCCATCGCGGCCCTGCTGACGGTGAGCGAGGCCACCGTGAAATCACATCTGAGCCGGGCGATGACCAAGCTCGGGGTGTGCAGCAGGGCGCAGGCGGTGGTGGCGGCGTACGAGGCGGGGCTCGTGGTCCCGCGTCACTGCCACCAGAAGCACTGA
- a CDS encoding ABC transporter permease, translating to MTGFVFLRVRAHRLLLAAALLAVLLTTSVLATLAAFSGSIGDAGLRNALSTRSAAAATLIVKAELPAGQQKAADAAVRSHADKAFDGLPVTVRKLSRSGPYALPRSLQAASARGGDPDLTFFSAIDHSRVRLASGAWPHATTSGAVQTALPETVAKQLKLRPGTRLTLVDRLSSKKTTVLITGVYRPADRSDPYWQLDDLGGRGTRTVNFTTYGPLLTDPADLTAGRVSSGATSWQAAADYSTITTDRIDRLRASAAAESKAVTTDKAFGASATATTSLPEVLGQAQRSLLVSRSTLLIVALQLVLLAGYALLLVARLLSSERAGETELLRARGGSKSRITALSAIEALLLALPAAVCGPLLAGPLTRLLGGQGALARIGLHLDSGATATVWLIAGAVALGCAAAVVAPALSAGRSTRGRAASLPAPVRAGADVGLLIIAGVAYWQLDRQTSGSGALTGDRSGKLGIDPLLVAAPALALLAGTVLTLRLLPPVAKLAERRAAGGRGLPAALAGWQFSRRPLRNAGPVLLLVLAVSMGILAIGQGASWDRSQSDQADFRSGASIRVLGSDTPQLGQAGLYASLPGVRDAAPVSRTFTELSGNRIATVLAVDLAHAPDQLMLRDDLADGRRTELLRSVAARKQATSGVVLPQDASQIQVEVRLSSDGAPDGVSPLDLTTSMSLVVEDRYGLSYRLRLGELPVDGRPHVLTADLAKAAEAPAGKIAQPLRLTGVESDLIQQATSEQERFDLRALRSVTATGAVSPVKLPGLARWQGSETVPVPKGTPQRPDNRLGLTTSAEALLSAPFATGSADQDAWSSPQVKTVRISTKRPSAPPLAAIATDSYLRSTGAKVGDTVDTELGGRTPKVRIVGSVAELPTTGAGATTASGSEAPQGGALLLDLRAVNQLIASTPDTSVNPTEWWLSTDRGKEAEVAAALRARADLDPAQVLARDETAKQLLDDPLGAGPQSALTAAALVAAALAAVGFAVSAVGSLRERSEEFAVLRALGAPRRQLARTIAAEQGVLIVIALLVGLTLGTVLTRAVVPLIVLTGQAAQPVPDVLVQLPLGRVALTLLSVAAVPLLIVTAIALRRADPAVTLRHQGGN from the coding sequence GTGACGGGGTTTGTTTTTCTGCGGGTGCGCGCGCACCGGCTGCTGCTGGCCGCGGCATTGCTGGCCGTGCTGCTGACCACCTCGGTGCTCGCCACGCTCGCCGCCTTCTCCGGTTCCATCGGCGACGCCGGGCTGCGCAACGCCCTGAGCACCCGTAGCGCCGCGGCGGCCACGCTGATCGTCAAGGCCGAGCTGCCGGCCGGACAGCAGAAGGCGGCGGACGCTGCCGTACGGAGCCATGCGGACAAGGCCTTCGACGGGCTGCCCGTCACCGTACGGAAGCTGAGCCGGTCGGGGCCCTACGCGCTGCCGCGCAGTCTCCAGGCCGCATCGGCCCGCGGCGGCGACCCCGATCTCACCTTCTTCTCCGCCATCGACCACTCCCGCGTACGGCTCGCCTCCGGCGCCTGGCCGCACGCCACCACGTCGGGTGCGGTGCAGACCGCGCTCCCCGAGACCGTCGCCAAGCAGCTCAAACTGCGCCCCGGCACGCGGCTCACGCTCGTCGACCGGCTCAGCAGCAAGAAGACGACCGTCCTGATCACCGGCGTCTACCGGCCCGCCGACCGCTCCGACCCGTACTGGCAGCTCGACGACCTTGGCGGGCGCGGCACCCGGACCGTCAACTTCACCACCTACGGCCCGCTCCTCACCGACCCAGCCGATCTCACCGCCGGGCGCGTCAGCTCGGGCGCGACGTCCTGGCAGGCCGCGGCCGACTACTCCACGATCACGACCGACCGGATCGACCGGCTGCGGGCATCGGCCGCCGCCGAGTCGAAAGCGGTGACCACCGACAAGGCCTTCGGCGCATCGGCGACCGCGACCACCTCGCTGCCCGAGGTGCTCGGCCAGGCCCAGCGGAGCCTGCTCGTCTCGCGCTCCACCCTGCTGATCGTCGCCCTGCAGCTGGTGCTGCTCGCCGGGTACGCACTGCTCCTGGTGGCCCGTCTCCTCAGCTCGGAGCGGGCGGGCGAGACCGAACTGCTGCGTGCGCGCGGCGGGTCCAAGAGCCGTATCACCGCACTCTCCGCGATCGAGGCGCTGCTCCTCGCCCTCCCCGCCGCGGTCTGCGGCCCCCTGCTCGCAGGTCCGCTCACCCGGCTCCTCGGCGGGCAGGGCGCACTCGCCCGCATCGGACTGCACCTGGACTCCGGTGCCACCGCGACCGTCTGGCTGATCGCGGGTGCGGTCGCGCTCGGCTGTGCCGCGGCGGTCGTCGCGCCCGCGCTGTCGGCAGGCCGCAGCACCCGCGGCCGGGCCGCGTCACTGCCCGCCCCCGTGCGTGCCGGTGCGGATGTGGGTCTGCTGATCATCGCCGGTGTCGCGTACTGGCAGCTGGACCGCCAGACGTCCGGCAGCGGTGCGCTGACCGGCGACCGGAGCGGCAAGCTCGGCATCGACCCGCTCCTGGTGGCCGCGCCCGCGCTGGCGCTGCTCGCCGGCACCGTGCTCACCCTGCGCCTGCTGCCGCCCGTCGCGAAGCTCGCCGAACGCCGCGCCGCAGGAGGCCGCGGACTGCCCGCGGCGCTCGCGGGCTGGCAGTTCAGCCGCCGACCGCTGCGCAACGCCGGCCCCGTACTGCTGCTCGTGCTCGCCGTGTCGATGGGCATCCTGGCGATCGGCCAGGGCGCCTCCTGGGACCGTTCGCAGTCCGACCAGGCCGACTTCCGGTCGGGCGCCTCCATACGGGTCCTGGGCAGCGACACCCCGCAGCTCGGGCAGGCCGGGCTCTACGCCTCGCTGCCCGGCGTACGGGACGCGGCGCCCGTCTCCCGTACCTTCACCGAGCTCTCCGGCAACCGGATCGCGACCGTCCTGGCCGTCGATCTCGCCCACGCCCCTGACCAGTTGATGCTCCGCGACGACCTGGCGGACGGGCGGCGCACGGAACTGCTGCGGTCCGTCGCCGCCCGCAAACAGGCGACCTCGGGTGTCGTGCTGCCCCAGGACGCCTCGCAGATACAGGTGGAGGTGCGACTCTCCTCCGACGGCGCGCCCGACGGTGTCTCGCCCCTGGACCTGACCACGTCGATGTCCCTTGTCGTCGAGGACCGTTACGGACTCTCCTACCGGCTGAGGCTCGGCGAACTGCCGGTCGACGGCCGCCCCCACGTCCTCACCGCCGATCTGGCGAAGGCCGCCGAGGCGCCCGCCGGGAAGATCGCGCAGCCGCTGCGGCTCACCGGTGTGGAGAGCGATCTGATCCAGCAGGCCACGTCCGAGCAGGAACGCTTCGACCTGCGGGCGCTGCGATCCGTCACCGCCACCGGCGCGGTGAGCCCGGTGAAGCTCCCCGGGCTCGCCCGCTGGCAGGGCTCGGAAACCGTCCCCGTCCCCAAGGGCACGCCCCAGCGCCCCGACAACCGCCTCGGACTGACCACCTCCGCCGAGGCACTCCTGTCCGCCCCGTTCGCCACGGGCTCAGCCGATCAGGACGCATGGAGTTCCCCGCAGGTGAAGACCGTACGGATCAGTACGAAGCGTCCCTCCGCACCGCCGCTCGCCGCCATCGCCACCGACAGCTATCTGCGCTCCACCGGAGCGAAGGTCGGTGACACCGTGGACACGGAACTGGGCGGCCGGACGCCGAAGGTACGGATCGTGGGCTCCGTGGCCGAACTCCCGACCACCGGGGCCGGGGCCACCACGGCGTCCGGATCCGAGGCACCCCAGGGCGGAGCCCTGCTGCTCGACCTGCGCGCCGTCAACCAGCTGATCGCCTCGACACCCGATACCTCGGTCAACCCCACCGAGTGGTGGCTGTCCACCGACCGCGGCAAGGAGGCCGAGGTGGCCGCCGCCCTGCGGGCGAGGGCCGACCTGGATCCCGCTCAGGTGCTGGCCAGGGACGAGACCGCCAAGCAGCTCCTGGACGATCCGCTCGGCGCGGGCCCGCAGTCGGCGCTCACCGCGGCCGCCCTGGTCGCAGCCGCCCTGGCAGCGGTCGGGTTCGCGGTCAGCGCGGTGGGCTCGCTGCGCGAGCGGTCCGAGGAGTTCGCCGTACTGAGGGCGCTGGGAGCCCCGCGCCGCCAGCTGGCCCGGACGATCGCCGCCGAACAAGGGGTGCTGATCGTCATCGCCCTGCTGGTGGGCCTGACTCTGGGCACCGTACTCACCCGGGCGGTCGTCCCGTTGATCGTGCTCACCGGACAGGCCGCGCAGCCGGTGCCGGATGTCCTGGTCCAACTGCCCCTCGGACGGGTCGCCCTGACCCTGCTGAGCGTCGCCGCCGTACCCCTGCTGATCGTCACGGCGATCGCGCTGCGCCGCGCGGATCCCGCCGTGACCCTGCGCCACCAAGGAGGCAACTGA
- a CDS encoding FtsX-like permease family protein, whose product MPAPAVAPWVRTRLRTAPGAAIALAVLVVLTSCLAAAFPRGVDTYEDRGLRHAVSDAPAAQSIIDVYTQGPGITSDPAERDALVRPDALAGYNKQVLQQIPDGLPIDAAQSSYGYRTVKSLDTLDPWLPKPYGITAKVNIAAQAGLPAHSRVVEGRLPSAKGEVTHASGGGEVAVTADTARIMHIKVGSVVHVPSDISGRQLAFTVTGIVEPLRPQDSYWTVQTALLKPALTALPGGGEPVRFWTAGLLLAPEAAPVLQATAGLSEMYWDLAPVTSHFTAHELDRLTSLVASLEGGPHLLKVRSVVGEGANVRTGLDDVFGEYKKVRESISPVVAVAAFGSGTVAAIVLLMAGGLAAARRRSELALLRSRGGSMAGICGRLAAETAVVVVPAAALGHALAVLAVPGGRTGPAVLATVLVAALTVLALPVRALVEHRRPQVNVERQDAAAVKPSRRRTVAELTLLVLAVGAVVALRRRGTAAGADQLVSAAPVLVGIIAALVLVRLYPLPLRWSARPAARLRAAVGFLSLARAGRSAGSGVLPLLALLTALTTTAFGGSVLAGIADARDQTAMSTVGADARVNTLNGVPAGLPGKVAKVPGVRSVDSVYVEHNVFYPGDGPRIPVVGVDPSSYSELARHTGLGPFPADRLTHSGGASAPLPVIASPAAAHRFGSAAFTISVAGYEHSVRIVAVRDHTPGSPSDDFLLVDRAGLDKQPPNALLITGKPDGTALRAAVTGTGAGVQLWSEERKKLADTPMQNGAKNLYTAAVAAGAGFAAVALLLALMRAAPERAALLARLRTMGLTRRQGRRLLIFEALPQALPAAVGGAVTGWAAIRLLASGVDLDGLAVASAGATAEGARLRPDAWSLAVPALCVVLLAVGVAALQAWWTGRRGSITELRAGDAR is encoded by the coding sequence ATGCCGGCACCAGCCGTTGCCCCCTGGGTACGGACCCGACTGCGCACCGCACCGGGCGCCGCGATCGCCCTCGCCGTGCTGGTCGTGCTGACCAGCTGCCTCGCCGCGGCGTTCCCGCGCGGCGTCGACACGTACGAGGACCGAGGGCTGCGCCACGCGGTCTCCGACGCCCCTGCGGCCCAGAGCATCATCGACGTGTACACCCAGGGACCCGGCATCACCTCGGATCCCGCCGAACGCGACGCGCTGGTGCGGCCCGATGCGCTGGCCGGCTACAACAAGCAGGTGCTGCAGCAGATCCCCGACGGGCTGCCGATCGACGCCGCGCAGTCCTCGTACGGCTACCGCACCGTGAAGTCCCTGGACACACTCGACCCGTGGCTGCCGAAGCCCTACGGCATCACGGCCAAGGTGAACATCGCCGCCCAGGCCGGTCTGCCCGCGCACTCGCGCGTGGTCGAGGGGCGGCTGCCCTCGGCGAAGGGCGAGGTCACGCACGCATCCGGCGGAGGCGAGGTCGCGGTCACCGCCGACACCGCGCGGATCATGCACATCAAGGTCGGATCGGTCGTCCACGTGCCGAGTGACATCTCCGGCAGGCAACTCGCCTTCACGGTCACGGGCATCGTCGAGCCCCTGCGGCCGCAGGACAGCTACTGGACGGTCCAGACGGCGCTGCTCAAGCCGGCCCTCACCGCGCTCCCGGGCGGCGGTGAACCGGTCAGGTTCTGGACGGCCGGTCTGCTCCTGGCTCCCGAGGCCGCTCCGGTGCTCCAGGCCACCGCCGGTCTTTCGGAGATGTACTGGGACCTCGCCCCGGTCACCTCGCACTTCACCGCCCACGAACTGGACCGGCTGACGTCCCTCGTCGCCTCGTTGGAGGGCGGTCCGCACCTGCTGAAGGTACGGAGCGTCGTCGGCGAAGGGGCGAACGTACGCACCGGCCTCGACGACGTCTTCGGCGAGTACAAGAAGGTCAGGGAGTCCATCAGCCCGGTCGTGGCCGTCGCCGCCTTCGGCTCGGGAACGGTCGCCGCGATCGTCCTGCTGATGGCGGGCGGCCTCGCGGCCGCACGCCGCCGGTCCGAACTCGCCCTGCTGCGCTCGCGCGGCGGCTCGATGGCCGGCATCTGCGGGCGGCTCGCGGCGGAGACCGCGGTGGTCGTCGTGCCCGCCGCCGCGCTGGGTCACGCCCTCGCCGTGCTCGCCGTGCCCGGGGGCCGCACCGGACCCGCCGTGCTCGCCACGGTGCTGGTCGCAGCCCTCACCGTCCTCGCTCTTCCCGTACGCGCGCTCGTCGAGCACCGGCGCCCGCAGGTCAACGTGGAGCGCCAGGACGCCGCAGCGGTCAAACCGTCGCGGCGTCGTACCGTCGCCGAACTCACCCTGCTGGTCCTGGCCGTCGGCGCGGTGGTCGCCCTGCGCAGGCGCGGCACCGCAGCAGGCGCCGACCAGTTGGTGAGCGCGGCGCCGGTGCTCGTCGGGATCATCGCGGCACTCGTTCTCGTACGGCTGTACCCGCTGCCCCTGCGCTGGAGCGCGCGCCCGGCCGCCCGGCTGCGCGCCGCCGTCGGCTTCCTCTCGCTGGCCCGGGCCGGGCGCTCGGCGGGCAGCGGTGTGCTGCCGCTCCTCGCGCTGCTCACCGCGCTGACCACGACCGCGTTCGGCGGTTCGGTGCTGGCCGGCATCGCGGACGCCCGTGACCAGACGGCGATGAGCACCGTCGGGGCGGACGCCCGGGTGAACACGCTGAACGGGGTGCCCGCGGGACTGCCCGGCAAGGTCGCGAAGGTGCCCGGCGTACGGTCCGTCGACTCCGTCTACGTCGAGCACAACGTGTTCTATCCCGGCGACGGACCCCGCATCCCGGTGGTCGGCGTCGACCCGTCCTCGTACAGCGAACTGGCCCGGCACACGGGCCTCGGCCCGTTCCCCGCCGACCGGTTGACGCACAGCGGCGGAGCTTCGGCGCCGCTGCCGGTCATCGCGTCGCCCGCCGCGGCACACCGGTTCGGCTCGGCTGCTTTCACCATCAGCGTGGCCGGTTACGAGCACTCCGTGCGGATCGTCGCCGTACGCGACCACACCCCGGGGTCCCCTTCCGACGACTTCCTGCTGGTGGACCGAGCGGGCCTGGACAAGCAGCCGCCGAACGCGCTCCTGATCACCGGGAAACCGGACGGCACGGCGCTGCGGGCCGCGGTGACGGGCACCGGGGCGGGTGTCCAACTCTGGTCCGAGGAGCGGAAGAAGCTCGCCGACACCCCCATGCAGAACGGCGCCAAGAACCTCTACACGGCCGCCGTCGCCGCGGGTGCGGGCTTCGCCGCCGTGGCGCTGCTGCTGGCGCTGATGCGGGCGGCACCGGAGCGGGCCGCGCTCCTCGCCCGGCTGCGCACCATGGGTCTGACCCGACGCCAGGGCCGCAGACTGCTGATCTTCGAAGCCCTGCCGCAGGCCCTGCCGGCCGCGGTGGGCGGAGCCGTCACCGGGTGGGCGGCGATCCGGCTGCTGGCCTCCGGCGTCGATCTCGACGGTCTGGCGGTGGCGTCGGCCGGGGCCACCGCCGAAGGGGCCCGGCTCAGACCGGACGCCTGGTCACTGGCGGTCCCCGCACTGTGCGTGGTGCTGCTCGCGGTCGGCGTGGCCGCACTGCAGGCCTGGTGGACAGGACGGCGTGGATCGATCACCGAACTCAGGGCAGGGGACGCACGATGA